One Pullulanibacillus sp. KACC 23026 DNA segment encodes these proteins:
- a CDS encoding cytochrome d ubiquinol oxidase subunit II, with translation MPEWIGMTLFWILLYGYIIVASVDFGAGFFASYETLYGERNGLGEIIQQFLSPFWESISVGLLVIMMAIVYSFSDAARLLGPTLIMPFVFALILLILKGLFFLLSRTHRKGFRLWTLLYGLIGLCLPAVLSSALTVSEGGYLDDQKGRLIFHWSLFLTNFYAWSVVFLSIVSVLYISAMFLAFYATKVKDDLALEKLRGYALFWSGPTVLASALVFVALQQQNPEHFMKSLDEAWMFILSLVCLLGAVTLVFRKIRLGVAFILAALQYFFAFFGYGISHLPYIIYPYIKVKELSSLHGIRADIYFAFIMGLALLFPSLILVFRLVRFRHDYGKKDDTKHKEKA, from the coding sequence ATGCCTGAATGGATTGGGATGACGCTGTTTTGGATCCTGTTATATGGGTATATCATTGTAGCCTCCGTGGATTTTGGCGCCGGTTTTTTTGCCAGCTATGAAACCCTTTATGGAGAGCGAAACGGGTTGGGAGAGATTATCCAGCAATTTCTTTCTCCTTTTTGGGAATCAATAAGTGTTGGTTTACTTGTGATCATGATGGCAATTGTTTATTCTTTTTCGGATGCAGCCCGACTTCTCGGACCTACTCTAATTATGCCATTCGTATTTGCCTTAATCTTGCTGATTTTAAAGGGATTATTCTTCTTATTAAGTAGGACACATCGAAAAGGTTTTCGCTTATGGACCCTTTTATATGGATTAATCGGTTTATGTTTACCTGCTGTACTCTCATCAGCATTAACGGTGAGTGAAGGTGGCTATTTAGATGATCAGAAAGGAAGGCTTATCTTCCATTGGTCTTTATTTTTGACCAACTTTTATGCCTGGTCAGTGGTGTTTCTTTCTATTGTTTCGGTTCTCTATATAAGTGCAATGTTTCTTGCTTTTTATGCGACAAAGGTGAAGGATGATCTTGCCCTTGAGAAACTAAGAGGATATGCTCTTTTTTGGAGCGGTCCTACCGTCTTAGCCAGTGCCCTTGTATTTGTAGCCTTGCAGCAGCAAAATCCTGAGCACTTTATGAAAAGCTTAGATGAAGCCTGGATGTTTATCCTCTCACTCGTTTGCTTGCTTGGTGCCGTCACACTGGTCTTTCGGAAGATTCGTTTGGGAGTCGCCTTTATATTGGCTGCCTTACAATATTTCTTTGCGTTCTTTGGGTATGGGATATCTCACTTGCCCTATATCATTTATCCTTATATAAAAGTAAAAGAACTTTCAAGCCTGCATGGGATTCGGGCTGATATTTATTTTGCTTTCATAATGGGGCTAGCTTTACTGTTTCCTTCTTTGATTCTTGTTTTTCGACTGGTCCGCTTCCGGCATGATTATGGAAAAAAGGACGACACGAAGCACAAAGAAAAAGCTTAG
- a CDS encoding class D sortase has product MKLTRLIPILFIAAGLLICGYGTFHIWHGHKQEKVTLKKAEALSTMPKDSISLKNFNPYKGDTIGLMDLPKLKATLPIVEGTNENQLAKGVGHYSTSSFPGQHNQIVLSGHRDTVFRHVGDLEKGDQIILHFPFGTFTYTVDHTKIVMADDKTIIHSTKPKEELVLTTCYPFYYIGNAPKRYIIYAYPSKA; this is encoded by the coding sequence GTGAAACTCACACGACTTATACCCATTCTGTTCATAGCTGCAGGTCTATTGATCTGTGGCTATGGAACTTTTCATATCTGGCACGGGCATAAACAAGAGAAAGTTACATTAAAAAAGGCAGAAGCCTTATCCACGATGCCAAAAGATTCTATATCGCTAAAAAATTTCAACCCATATAAAGGGGATACGATTGGGTTAATGGATCTTCCTAAACTAAAGGCCACGTTGCCAATTGTGGAAGGGACCAATGAAAATCAATTAGCTAAAGGTGTCGGACATTATTCGACATCATCATTTCCCGGGCAACATAATCAAATTGTCTTGTCAGGTCATCGAGATACGGTTTTTCGACATGTCGGTGACTTAGAAAAAGGGGATCAGATCATTCTCCATTTCCCTTTTGGAACCTTTACTTACACCGTGGATCATACAAAAATTGTAATGGCGGATGACAAGACGATCATCCATTCGACAAAGCCTAAAGAAGAATTAGTTCTGACCACTTGTTATCCATTTTATTACATCGGTAATGCGCCAAAACGGTATATTATTTACGCTTACCCAAGCAAGGCATAG
- a CDS encoding DUF4430 domain-containing protein has translation MQSFRNTIKFLFIMAFVLVQGTLYFSSAHAATTNQAKVEVVGQNGKIIQAETPEPVDGSQSALDLLKAAVGEGNVDAPGGFVSTIDGVTTPADYSNYWTFYVNGVSAPMGANSYKPKDGDQLLFEYHPGTGTLNDEVSVTIPDKTYGTTSTFVKVQADETVQTVLKNMQAFYNVTLSGQDLQSIGDFKSDSTHTWNIVDDHQGTKTTVSDISQAKVQGGDQLTITLKESDVATPSQPSQTNVTQITSAQLSNAINQANSYVLKNGVSEWEAISLAKSGKTVPASYLKQVTQTVRDAKGSFHSVTDTERYTLGILAAGGDPTNVGGYNLVKNIYNGDLTKQGLNGVLFGLIALNSADFPVPNHAKWTKVKLETYILKAQNTDGGWAWDGSKTSDLDTTGMALTALSQSHSAETKTAIQKAEVYIADQMKADKLDNSSTAAQLIIGLASNGVDPNSADYVLKDGKTLMAYLLSYQQKDGGFDWQANDESSFSTQQAFLALAADHQLLQQGYLYSFKWTPVKASDPAKVSKSTVSPAKQTASLEKPATSADTTGAALPETATFYYNYLILGFLLIGVGLSARFWLKKGIH, from the coding sequence ATGCAATCATTTAGGAATACGATCAAATTTTTATTTATTATGGCATTTGTTCTTGTGCAGGGGACACTTTATTTTTCGTCTGCTCATGCCGCAACAACTAATCAGGCAAAGGTTGAGGTTGTTGGTCAGAACGGGAAAATTATTCAGGCGGAAACACCTGAACCCGTTGATGGGTCTCAATCAGCGCTTGATCTGCTCAAAGCAGCTGTAGGTGAAGGAAATGTCGATGCTCCAGGTGGATTTGTTTCGACAATTGACGGCGTCACAACGCCTGCTGATTATTCGAATTATTGGACTTTTTATGTTAATGGTGTCAGCGCTCCAATGGGGGCAAACAGCTATAAACCAAAAGACGGAGATCAACTCTTATTTGAGTATCATCCAGGTACGGGTACTTTAAACGATGAAGTGTCCGTCACTATACCGGATAAAACGTATGGAACCACGTCCACTTTTGTAAAAGTTCAGGCAGATGAAACCGTACAGACCGTTTTGAAAAATATGCAAGCTTTTTATAACGTCACTTTATCGGGTCAAGATCTCCAATCAATTGGTGATTTTAAGTCAGATTCGACGCACACGTGGAACATTGTAGACGATCATCAAGGAACCAAAACGACCGTATCTGACATTAGTCAGGCGAAAGTTCAAGGCGGCGACCAGTTGACCATCACTCTAAAGGAGTCCGATGTCGCAACGCCATCTCAACCCTCTCAAACAAACGTGACACAGATTACTAGCGCGCAATTATCCAACGCTATCAATCAAGCAAATTCCTATGTGTTAAAAAATGGGGTATCTGAATGGGAGGCAATCTCTCTTGCTAAATCCGGAAAGACGGTCCCAGCCAGTTATTTAAAACAAGTGACGCAAACCGTTCGGGATGCAAAAGGTTCTTTCCACTCTGTGACGGATACAGAGCGCTATACCCTTGGCATTCTTGCAGCAGGTGGAGATCCGACCAATGTAGGCGGCTATAACCTTGTGAAAAATATATATAATGGGGATCTAACAAAGCAAGGCTTAAATGGCGTGTTATTTGGTTTAATCGCCCTAAACAGCGCTGATTTTCCTGTTCCAAATCATGCAAAATGGACGAAAGTGAAGCTAGAAACTTATATTCTTAAAGCTCAGAATACGGATGGCGGCTGGGCTTGGGACGGCAGTAAGACGAGCGATCTAGATACAACGGGAATGGCTCTAACCGCACTGTCTCAATCCCATTCGGCAGAAACTAAAACAGCTATACAAAAAGCGGAAGTGTATATAGCTGATCAAATGAAGGCCGATAAGCTGGATAATAGCTCGACTGCTGCACAGCTTATCATTGGACTCGCCTCTAACGGTGTCGATCCGAACAGTGCGGATTATGTTTTGAAAGATGGTAAAACTTTGATGGCCTATCTTCTGTCTTATCAACAAAAAGATGGGGGATTCGACTGGCAAGCCAATGATGAAAGCTCTTTTTCCACTCAACAAGCTTTCTTAGCGCTTGCGGCAGATCATCAACTCTTACAACAGGGGTATCTCTATTCATTTAAATGGACACCTGTAAAAGCTTCAGATCCAGCGAAAGTTTCAAAATCCACTGTATCTCCGGCAAAGCAAACTGCCTCTCTTGAAAAGCCAGCGACTTCAGCTGACACAACAGGAGCCGCTTTACCTGAAACCGCAACTTTTTATTATAATTATTTAATTCTAGGATTCTTATTGATAGGTGTGGGTTTAAGTGCAAGATTTTGGTTGAAAAAGGGGATTCATTAA
- a CDS encoding ECF transporter S component: MPGHSLFLSLMILIGAFLLMMFRFERKKLKARELVLLSVLAGVAAVSRIPFASLPSVQPTTFVIIVTGLTFGGESGFVVGCLAALVSNMMLGQGPWTPWQMFAWGSIGGAAGVMGRWKWSEWIWVRCLFGAIAGYLFGWVMNVWEVLSLHLVSFSEWFSLYAASFYFDSIHAICNVVLLALFSKSWIKILTRFKVKYGLLDKTNSGR, from the coding sequence ATGCCAGGTCACAGTCTCTTTTTAAGTTTAATGATCCTCATAGGAGCTTTTCTCCTCATGATGTTTCGTTTTGAAAGAAAAAAGCTAAAGGCACGTGAACTAGTCCTTTTATCTGTTCTCGCTGGGGTAGCGGCAGTTAGCCGGATTCCCTTTGCTTCCCTTCCAAGTGTTCAGCCAACCACATTTGTCATTATCGTTACTGGTCTGACTTTTGGTGGTGAAAGTGGTTTTGTGGTGGGATGTCTTGCCGCCCTCGTTTCCAACATGATGTTAGGACAGGGTCCATGGACGCCTTGGCAGATGTTCGCATGGGGCTCGATTGGTGGAGCAGCGGGGGTAATGGGACGGTGGAAATGGAGCGAGTGGATCTGGGTTCGTTGCCTTTTTGGTGCAATAGCGGGTTATCTGTTTGGCTGGGTAATGAATGTGTGGGAGGTATTAAGCCTTCATTTAGTATCGTTTTCTGAATGGTTCTCCCTTTATGCGGCGAGCTTTTATTTTGACTCCATTCATGCGATTTGTAATGTTGTCCTTCTTGCTCTTTTTAGTAAAAGCTGGATCAAGATTTTAACCCGGTTTAAAGTTAAATATGGATTACTGGATAAGACCAATAGTGGACGGTAA
- a CDS encoding energy-coupling factor transporter transmembrane component T: MNRPFKTFHPFTCLIYLVGGFILVTLCQHPDFLIVDVIILGLYIVYNDRGRYFKQWGWTTLVFFLFFFLMNPLFNHRGQHILFYLGSNPIMLEAVIRGIMIALTLMALLFLTPIFNFLIPSDRFLFLFSRFLPSWALLIMLTLRFIPLFRHRLGEIESVQRARGLSVHHGSLIARTQSAMRLVQILVTWSLEEAIQTADSMTARGYGLTKRTVYNPFRFQIEDGVVLIIVIVLFILNLYGVWLGDSILSLTPVLETLRLQGREWFYLGVNALYFSIPLIIDGKEGIVWRSLKRTS, encoded by the coding sequence ATGAATAGGCCGTTTAAAACGTTTCACCCTTTTACTTGTCTAATCTACCTTGTGGGCGGCTTTATATTGGTAACGCTGTGTCAGCATCCGGACTTTTTAATTGTGGACGTGATCATCCTTGGGCTTTATATCGTCTATAATGATCGCGGTCGTTATTTTAAACAATGGGGATGGACAACACTTGTCTTTTTCCTCTTTTTTTTCTTAATGAACCCTTTATTTAATCATCGTGGTCAGCATATTTTGTTTTACTTAGGTAGTAATCCGATTATGCTTGAAGCGGTGATTAGAGGGATCATGATTGCCCTTACTCTTATGGCCCTTCTTTTTCTTACACCTATTTTTAATTTTTTGATCCCATCGGACCGCTTTCTGTTCTTATTTTCCAGATTTCTTCCCAGTTGGGCTTTACTAATTATGTTGACGCTCAGATTTATTCCGCTTTTTCGTCATAGGCTGGGAGAGATTGAAAGCGTACAGAGAGCAAGAGGACTTTCTGTTCATCACGGTTCTCTTATTGCACGTACTCAATCAGCTATGCGGTTAGTCCAGATCCTCGTTACGTGGTCACTAGAAGAGGCGATCCAAACAGCTGATTCCATGACGGCAAGGGGCTATGGCTTAACAAAACGGACTGTTTACAATCCGTTTCGGTTTCAAATTGAGGATGGTGTTGTTCTTATTATTGTAATTGTTTTGTTTATTCTTAATTTATATGGGGTATGGCTAGGTGATTCCATTTTAAGTCTTACGCCTGTTCTTGAAACGCTTCGCCTTCAAGGGAGAGAATGGTTTTATTTGGGAGTCAATGCTCTGTATTTTTCTATACCTCTCATTATCGATGGAAAGGAGGGGATTGTGTGGCGATCATTAAAACGAACCAGTTAA
- the mmgD gene encoding citrate synthase, with protein MEKQVDFKPGLEGVIASETAISFLDVEQEEIVLRGYDLIELAEKKTYLDIVYLLLNQKLPTHEERLYLEEQLKKEYDIPEAITEIFKRLPKQTHPMDALRTGLSALAGFDPKLNDRSEEANLEKAFRLLAKIPNIVANSYHVLHDEKTYEPKQELSFSANFLYMITGKVPTELEETIFDQSLAVYSEHEMPNSTFTARVIASTLSDIYGALTGAVASLKGHLHGGANEAVMYMLLEAKTEDGFQKLLTEKLANKERIMGFGHRVYMKKMDPRAMLMKKALKKLSAEKNREDLFAMCELGENLMREEKGLYPNLDYYAAPVYYLLNIPIELYTPIFFASRTVGLGAHVIEQHSHNRLFRPRVNYTGPRKLHP; from the coding sequence ATGGAAAAGCAAGTGGATTTTAAACCCGGTTTAGAAGGGGTTATTGCTTCTGAAACGGCCATTTCTTTTTTGGATGTTGAACAGGAAGAAATTGTCCTTCGCGGTTATGATCTTATTGAATTGGCAGAAAAGAAAACATACCTTGACATTGTCTATCTCTTGTTAAATCAAAAGCTTCCGACTCATGAAGAACGGCTTTATCTTGAAGAGCAGTTAAAAAAGGAATATGACATTCCGGAAGCGATTACAGAAATCTTTAAACGTCTTCCTAAGCAAACACACCCGATGGATGCGCTGCGCACGGGCTTGTCAGCCTTAGCTGGTTTTGATCCAAAACTGAACGACCGCTCAGAAGAAGCCAATCTCGAAAAGGCATTTCGGTTGCTCGCGAAGATACCAAATATCGTCGCCAACAGTTATCATGTGCTTCACGATGAAAAGACTTATGAACCAAAACAGGAACTCTCTTTCAGTGCCAATTTCTTGTATATGATTACTGGAAAAGTTCCGACTGAATTAGAGGAAACCATCTTTGATCAATCTCTAGCTGTTTATAGTGAACATGAAATGCCAAACTCCACTTTTACAGCACGTGTTATTGCTTCGACTCTTTCGGATATCTATGGCGCTTTGACAGGTGCCGTTGCCTCATTAAAAGGACATCTGCATGGCGGTGCTAATGAAGCGGTCATGTACATGTTGTTAGAAGCCAAGACAGAGGATGGATTCCAAAAGCTGCTGACTGAAAAATTGGCCAATAAAGAACGAATCATGGGTTTCGGTCATCGCGTTTATATGAAAAAAATGGATCCTCGTGCAATGTTGATGAAGAAGGCTTTAAAGAAGCTTTCTGCTGAGAAAAACCGAGAAGATCTATTTGCCATGTGTGAATTGGGTGAGAACTTGATGCGCGAGGAGAAGGGGCTTTATCCAAATTTGGATTATTATGCAGCACCTGTTTATTATTTATTAAATATCCCGATCGAGTTATATACACCTATTTTCTTTGCCTCGCGAACAGTAGGCCTTGGCGCCCATGTCATTGAACAGCATAGTCATAACCGTTTATTCCGGCCGCGCGTTAACTATACAGGTCCACGTAAGCTTCATCCATAA
- a CDS encoding ABC transporter ATP-binding protein, with amino-acid sequence MAIIKTNQLTFSYPETKKPAVDRLNLEIKPGEWVVIGGPSGSGKSTLLRLLKKDISPHGYLTGEIYYKDTPFMSLSPIDHAKTFGFVFQDPENQLVMERVQEELIFGLENMGVSTAEMRRKVAEMVHALGLEPLLPNKTIELSGGQKQLLNLASVLLLEPSVLLLDEPTAQLDPVTAKEFLQLVEQMNREFGLTVVMVEHRLEEVLPLADRFVLMNEGRILYNGAPRAVLEEIKKASDDRYMTYLPSLARLYLTFSNEPSALSPLTVKEGREWLSHLTVVQKKREEVRPDAKVSQTNQPLILETRRLDFKYSRDSALVLDDLELSVKQGDIFAILGANGAGKSTLLKVLAGLAQPQTGSLIYKGKKVKGHSKPLFGYLPQNTKLFFIHDTVMKELQAIVQQHEIENGQELIHFYLEKYELQAVKDKHPYDLSGGEQQRVALIGSLLWQPEILLFDEPTKGMDPFMKEQLGEEFWQLKEEGRTLVIVTHDIEFAAKYATNCALLFQGKLTAEGPPESFFKGNTFYTTAINRLTRNHERLPEVVTVEEAEKRWIACPGC; translated from the coding sequence GTGGCGATCATTAAAACGAACCAGTTAACTTTTAGCTATCCGGAAACGAAGAAACCGGCTGTGGATCGCCTTAATCTTGAGATTAAACCAGGGGAATGGGTTGTGATTGGCGGTCCTTCTGGCAGCGGCAAATCGACACTTCTTAGACTTCTCAAGAAGGATATATCGCCGCATGGCTATTTGACGGGGGAAATTTATTATAAGGATACGCCTTTTATGAGTCTGTCGCCGATTGATCATGCTAAGACCTTTGGGTTTGTTTTTCAGGATCCTGAGAATCAGCTTGTCATGGAGCGCGTTCAAGAGGAACTTATATTTGGTCTTGAAAATATGGGGGTATCAACAGCTGAAATGCGGCGAAAAGTTGCTGAAATGGTGCATGCCTTGGGCCTTGAACCATTGCTTCCTAATAAAACCATTGAGCTTTCTGGTGGACAAAAGCAACTGTTGAATTTAGCTTCCGTCTTATTGCTTGAACCATCCGTTCTTTTATTAGATGAACCCACCGCTCAGCTCGATCCTGTAACCGCCAAAGAGTTCTTGCAGTTGGTCGAGCAAATGAACCGGGAATTTGGGTTAACGGTCGTTATGGTTGAGCATCGCTTAGAGGAGGTCCTCCCCCTCGCTGATCGTTTCGTTCTAATGAATGAGGGACGTATCCTTTATAATGGAGCCCCCAGAGCTGTTCTCGAAGAAATCAAAAAGGCATCCGATGATCGGTACATGACTTATTTGCCAAGTTTAGCAAGGCTTTATCTAACTTTTTCAAATGAACCGTCTGCGCTCTCACCTTTAACGGTTAAAGAGGGGCGGGAGTGGCTGTCACATTTAACGGTCGTTCAGAAAAAAAGGGAAGAGGTTCGGCCGGACGCCAAGGTTTCTCAAACGAATCAGCCTCTCATTCTCGAGACACGCCGCTTAGATTTTAAGTACTCACGTGATTCTGCACTTGTTCTAGATGATCTTGAACTTTCGGTCAAACAAGGGGATATCTTTGCAATTTTGGGTGCCAATGGTGCAGGGAAATCAACCCTCTTAAAGGTCTTGGCTGGATTGGCTCAGCCTCAAACGGGTTCCTTAATTTATAAAGGGAAGAAAGTAAAAGGGCATTCCAAGCCGCTTTTTGGCTATCTTCCACAAAATACAAAGTTATTTTTTATACATGATACGGTCATGAAGGAATTGCAGGCTATTGTCCAGCAACATGAAATTGAGAATGGACAGGAGCTCATTCACTTTTATTTAGAGAAATATGAGCTTCAGGCTGTTAAAGATAAACACCCTTATGACTTGAGCGGCGGTGAACAGCAACGTGTGGCTCTTATTGGTTCCCTTCTCTGGCAGCCAGAGATCCTCCTATTTGATGAGCCGACAAAAGGGATGGATCCATTTATGAAAGAGCAGCTCGGTGAGGAGTTTTGGCAGTTAAAAGAGGAGGGGAGAACGCTTGTTATTGTGACGCATGATATCGAATTTGCAGCAAAGTATGCGACAAACTGTGCCTTGCTCTTTCAAGGAAAACTAACAGCGGAAGGCCCGCCTGAATCCTTTTTTAAAGGAAACACCTTTTATACGACAGCCATTAATCGCCTAACGCGCAATCATGAGCGGCTTCCTGAGGTTGTCACAGTAGAGGAGGCTGAAAAGCGATGGATCGCGTGTCCCGGCTGTTAA
- a CDS encoding DUF4430 domain-containing protein: MKVSYQTIIKLVVLSFLLLSLIACQKDTVTPISGASSSGEPKQTMQAGKDQTSAKAVAGQTSTKKASDKATNQSTSSSGTPEKKKTETSSQAPLKKEASKPSSNDKKETVTQSSTSQTSSTSTKRAVSTPASSSVSKPKTTESTTKNKSTASNASKEDTSGSEKSPTDTSHSQQVTISIIGYENHVIVGPTKVTINNGDTFLSVTLRLLKTKGIQSSVRGTGASAYVEGIDNLYEFDHGPKSGWVAKLNQQSLTKSAGITAIKSGDVLQWVYTTTEE, translated from the coding sequence ATGAAAGTAAGCTATCAAACCATCATCAAATTAGTCGTCCTGTCATTCCTGCTCTTGAGTCTAATCGCCTGTCAGAAAGACACGGTGACACCGATATCTGGGGCAAGCTCATCAGGGGAACCAAAGCAGACGATGCAGGCGGGCAAAGATCAAACCTCTGCCAAGGCAGTCGCAGGTCAGACCTCCACTAAGAAAGCCTCTGACAAAGCAACTAACCAATCAACAAGTTCAAGCGGAACTCCAGAGAAAAAGAAGACCGAAACGAGTAGCCAAGCACCTTTAAAAAAAGAAGCATCGAAGCCTTCTTCTAATGATAAAAAAGAAACCGTTACTCAATCATCGACCTCTCAAACAAGTTCGACTTCAACTAAAAGGGCTGTAAGCACTCCAGCCTCTTCATCGGTGTCAAAGCCAAAGACGACGGAATCAACGACCAAAAATAAGTCGACAGCGTCTAATGCAAGTAAAGAAGACACATCCGGATCGGAGAAATCACCGACTGACACTTCCCATTCACAACAGGTGACAATATCCATAATCGGGTATGAGAATCATGTTATTGTAGGACCAACAAAAGTTACGATTAATAATGGAGATACATTTCTAAGTGTCACTTTAAGACTATTAAAAACGAAAGGGATTCAATCAAGTGTCCGCGGAACAGGGGCATCTGCTTATGTAGAAGGTATTGATAATTTGTATGAGTTTGATCACGGTCCAAAGAGCGGCTGGGTAGCTAAGCTTAATCAGCAATCGTTAACGAAAAGTGCGGGAATAACAGCGATCAAGTCTGGAGATGTGCTTCAATGGGTCTATACAACAACAGAGGAATAG
- a CDS encoding TrkA family potassium uptake protein, which translates to MGRMKKQFAVIGLGRFGGAICRTLSEQGAEVLAIDSDEDRVNEFSTIATHAVIADSTDENVLKSLGLRNFDHVIVAIGDDIQASILTTLILKEMGVPRVTAKAQNDYHEKVLRKIGADHVIHPERDMGARLAHNITSTNVLDYLELSDEHSILEVVSGQKMHGKSLVDLDVRAKFGVNIVAIKKGSSINVSPRADQIVEEGDILIVIGADVDIDRFKNQLLEE; encoded by the coding sequence ATGGGGAGAATGAAAAAACAATTTGCTGTTATTGGATTAGGGCGCTTTGGAGGGGCGATTTGTCGCACATTGAGTGAACAAGGTGCCGAGGTGTTAGCTATTGATTCAGATGAAGATCGTGTTAATGAGTTTAGCACTATTGCGACACATGCGGTTATTGCCGATTCTACCGATGAGAACGTTCTTAAAAGCCTTGGATTGCGCAATTTTGACCATGTGATTGTGGCAATTGGTGATGATATACAAGCAAGTATCCTAACGACTCTTATTTTAAAAGAAATGGGAGTACCAAGAGTCACGGCTAAAGCGCAAAATGATTATCATGAGAAGGTGCTCAGAAAAATTGGGGCTGATCATGTCATCCACCCTGAACGTGATATGGGTGCCAGACTTGCACATAATATTACCTCGACAAATGTGTTAGATTATCTTGAACTGTCGGATGAACATAGTATCTTGGAAGTGGTGTCGGGTCAAAAAATGCATGGAAAGTCGCTCGTTGACCTTGATGTTCGGGCCAAATTTGGTGTCAATATCGTTGCGATTAAAAAGGGGTCTTCGATTAATGTGTCACCACGCGCCGATCAAATTGTAGAAGAAGGCGACATTTTAATTGTCATTGGTGCCGATGTCGACATTGACCGGTTTAAAAACCAGCTTTTAGAAGAGTAG